From a region of the Phaseolus vulgaris cultivar G19833 chromosome 6, P. vulgaris v2.0, whole genome shotgun sequence genome:
- the LOC137831944 gene encoding probable pectinesterase 67, whose protein sequence is MANLPSSCSSFLLSSFTVAFLISCISHSALADKEKKVTSPMLTEKLGINRTIKVDGNGNGEFKTIQAAIDSIPEENSNWIIVHLRKGLYREKVHIPESKPYIFLRGNGRGRTGIVWSQSSTDNVASATFRVEAHDFIAFGISFQNEAPTGVAYTSQNQSVAAYVAADKVAFYHCSFYSTHNTLFDKKGRHYYDNCYIQGSIDFIFGRARTIFHEAEIFVVDDKRLTIQGSITAHNRENADELNGYIFIKGKVYGIGEVYLGRAKGPYSRVIFSETYLSKTIVPQGWTNWSHGGSTENLVHAEYNCHGPGAVTKGRAPWSLQLTKEEVAPFLTIDYIDGKNWLPVWL, encoded by the exons ATGGCTAATCTTCCTTCATCATgctcttcttttcttctttcatcATTCACAGTTGCATTTCTCATTTCTTGCATCTCACATTCTGCCCTTGCCGATAAGGAAAAAAAAGTCACCTCACCTATGTTGACAGAAAAGTTAGGAATTAATCGTACTATCAAAGTAGATGGCAATGGCAATGGGGAGTTCAAAACTATCCAAGCTGCCATAGATTCCATTCCTGAAGAAAACTCGAATTGGATCATTGTTCATCTTAGGAAAGGACTATACAG AGAAAAGGTGCACATACCAGAGAGTAAGCCTTATATATTCCTGAGAGGGAATGGGAGAGGAAGAACTGGTATAGTTTGGTCTCAGAGTTCTACAGACAACGTGGCTTCTGCCACCTTTAGAGTCGAAGCACACGACTTCATTGCCTTTGGAATTAGCTTTCAG AATGAGGCGCCTACGGGGGTTGCTTATACCTCGCAAAACCAATCGGTGGCAGCATATGTGGCAGCAGACAAAGTGGCATTTTATCATTGTTCGTTTTACAGTACTCACAACACTCTCTTTGATAAAAAAGGTAGACATTACTATGATAATTGCTACATTCAAGGATCAATTGATTTCATATTTGGTCGTGCCAGAACAATCTTCCAT GAAGCTGAAATATTTGTGGTAGATGATAAAAGGTTAACGATTCAAGGTTCAATCACGGCTCATAATAGGGAAAATGCAGATGAGCTGAATGGATATATCTTCATCAAAGGCAAGGTTTATGGCATTGGTGAAGTTTACCTAGGAAGGGCCAAGGGTCCTTATTCTAGGGTGATTTTTTCTGAGACATATCTCTCCAAGACCATTGTCCCACAGGGGTGGACCAATTGGAGCCATGGCGGTAGCACAGA AAATCTAGTCCATGCGGAATACAATTGCCATGGACCTGGTGCTGTGACCAAGGGACGTGCTCCTTGGTCGTTGCAGCTAACTAAGGAAGAAGTTGCGCCCTTTTTAACTATTGACTATATTGATGGCAAAAATTGGTTGCCAGTATGGCTGTAA
- the LOC137833120 gene encoding GDSL esterase/lipase At4g16230-like, with translation MCIKLNRPVTVDILFEVFIFLFLFGITTSDEQPANFVFGDSLVEVGNNNYIASLSRANYPPFGIDFGRPTGRFTNGRTIVDIIGQELGVDFTPPYLAPTTVFPVIMRGVNYASGAGGILNLTGKLFGDRINFDAQLDNFANTRQDIISNIGVPATLSILNRSMFSVAMGSNDFINNYLAPSVLIEEMDLASPELFVTTLLSKFREQLTRLYNLGGRKIVVTNVGPIGCIPSQRDTNPAAGEDCVTFPNQLAQLFNIQLKGLIAELNSNLKGSMFVYADVYRILEDILDNYTAYGFENPCSSCCCMAGRFGGLIPCGPTSSVCRDRSKYVFWDPWHPTDATNVIIAKRLLYGDHNDIFPMNVHHLIQHLI, from the exons ATGTGTATCAAGTTGAATAGACCAGTGACTGTTGATATTTTGTTTGAAGTTTTTATATTCTTATTCTTGTTTGGGATTACGACTTCAGATGAACAACCAGCAAATTTTGTCTTCGGAGATTCTCTTGTCGAAGTGGGTAACAACAATTACATTGCTTCCCTCTCAAGAGCTAATTATCCTCCCTTTGGAATTGACTTTGGAAGACCAACAGGGAGGTTCACAAATGGAAGAACCATAGTTGACATTATTG GTCAGGAACTGGGTGTTGATTTCACCCCACCTTACTTAGCACCAACTACAGTTTTCCCAGTGATTATGAGAGGTGTCAACTATGCTTCTGGTGCAGGTGGAATCCTCAATCTCACTGGAAAACTCTTT GGTGACAGAATCAACTTCGATGCACAGTTAGATAATTTTGCTAACACCAGGCAAGACATAATCTCTAATATTGGTGTTCCTGCaactctcagtatactcaacaGGTCTATGTTTTCAGTAGCAATGGGTTCCAACGATTTCATTAACAACTATTTAGCACCATCAGTCTTAATTGAAGAGATGGATTTGGCATCTCCAGAACTCTTTGTGACCACCTTACTGTCAAAGTTCAGAGAACAGCTCACG AGGCTATACAATCTAGGTGGCAGGAAAATTGTTGTGACAAATGTAGGACCTATTGGATGCATACCAAGTCAGAGGGATACAAACCCAGCTGCGGGTGAAGACTGTGTCACTTTTCCCAATCAGCTAGCACAGTTATTCAATATCCAGTTGAAGGGTCTGATTGCAGAgttaaattcaaatctgaaggGTTCAATGTTCGTCTATGCAGATGTGTATCGCATATTAGAAGACATTCTCGACAATTACACAGCTTATG GTTTTGAGAATCCATGCAGCTCTTGTTGTTGCATGGCAGGGCGTTTTGGAGGTTTGATTCCGTGTGGTCCCACTTCGAGCGTTTGCAGGGACAGATCCAAGTATGTGTTCTGGGACCCTTGGCATCCCACTGATGCTACAAATGTTATCATCGCAAAGCGCCTCTTATATGGTGATCATAATGACATTTTTCCAATGAATGTTCATCATCTCATTCAACATTTGATCTGA
- the LOC137833528 gene encoding glycine-rich cell wall structural protein-like, whose translation MDKLLKSAGTLSVFLLLVIVTAECRKIKDDELPHGFEGGAFGNGEGFGEGGGGGGEGGGVGVGVGGGYGVGEGGHGGGIGGGVGGGDGAEGGAGGGSKGGGAVAGGGVGGGAGGGTGSEQGGVGGGVGHGGGVEGGHKGGVGGGGAGGAGGGGKGGGVVVGPGEGLGGGSGAGGGAKGGAGGGHGDGVGGGSGGGIGGAGGGHGGGVGGGSGGGIGGAGGGHGGGVGGGSGGGIGGAGGGHGGGVGGGSGGGIGGAGGGHGGGVGGGSGGGIGGDVGVGGDSGGGAGGGSGEGGGVVGGGKGGAGGGCEGEKGGDGGGIGGGHGGGFGGGAEGGAGGGFGGIGVGSGDGEIGGGY comes from the coding sequence ATGGATAAACTACTTAAGAGTGCTGGAACACTTAGTGTGTTCCTTTTGCTAGTCATAGTGACAGCTGAATGTCGAAAAATCAAAGATGATGAATTACCTCATGGCTTTGAAGGGGGTGCTTTTGGCAATGGAGAAGGTTTCGGTGAAGGGGGTGGAGGTGGCGGAGAAGGaggtggtgttggtgttggtgttggtggGGGTTATGGAGTCGGTGAAGGTGGGCATGGTGGTGGCATAGGAGGAGGAGTTGGTGGAGGTGACGGAGCAGAAGGTGGTGCTGGTGGAGGCAGTAAAGGAGGAGGTGCAGTTGCAGGTGGTGGAGTTGGAGGAGGTGCCGGAGGCGGCACAGGAAGTGAACAAGGTGGTGTGGGAGGAGGAGTTGGTCATGGTGGCGGCGTTGAAGGTGGACACAAAGGTGGCGTTGGAGGTGGTGGAGCCGGGGGCGCTGGTGGTGGTGGTAAAGGAGGAGGTGTAGTAGTTGGTCCTGGCGAGGGTTTAGGAGGAGGTAGTGGAGCCGGAGGTGGCGCTAAAGGAGGAGCTGGTGGTGGACATGGTGATGGTGTTGGAGGAGGAAGTGGTGGTGGCATTGGAGGAGCTGGTGGTGGACATGGTGGTGGTGTTGGAGGAGGAAGTGGTGGTGGCATTGGAGGAGCTGGTGGTGGACATGGTGGTGGTGTTGGAGGAGGAAGTGGTGGTGGCATTGGAGGAGCTGGTGGTGGACATGGTGGTGGTGTTGGAGGAGGAAGTGGAGGTGGGATTGGAGGAGCTGGTGGTGGACATGGTGGTGGTGTTGGAGGAGGAAGTGGTGGTGGCATTGGAGGAGATGTTGGTGTTGGTGGGGACTCAGGAGGTGGTGCTGGTGGAGGCTCGGGAGAAGGAGGAGGTGTTGTTGGTGGTGGTAAAGGAGGAGCTGGTGGAGGCTGTGAAGGTGAAAAGGGAGGAGATGGGGGTGGCATTGGAGGGGGACATGGTGGTGGCTTTGGAGGAGGAGCTGAAGGTGGTGCTGGTGGGGGATTTGGAGGCATTGGAGTTGGTAGTGGTGATGGAGAAATTGGTGGTGGGTATTAA